From Verrucomicrobia bacterium S94, the proteins below share one genomic window:
- a CDS encoding cobalamin biosynthesis protein CobT has product MRAQHGLGLVVFLITAAVAGAVDIAELQRRAEAGDIQAQGELAHCYRSGDGVETNFSLAFDWAAQSAEGGNRDGQYELGYCYRNGYGTETNFTECLKWYHLAAEQGHSNAMYGIGLRYRHGQGTETNHSEAIKWFEKAAAYEHPKAIYRLALYYEEGRWVETNTVLCMEMLHRSAELGYEAAYAALAYRYGVGQSVERNLKKAFEWYLKAAEAGRKISQYNLAGYYRQGKGTETNLTEAVRWYRASAEQGYAKAQYALGLRYAKGEGVERNEEEAFAWYLKAASNGYDRAQNVVGYRYFHGEGTTSNCTEGVRWYRQAAEQGYAPAQHNLGLKYLYGEGVPTNHTEAVFWFRKAAEQGNSKAQYSLARRYQLGEGVEVDDVLASEWFLKSAEQGDAKAQFSIGWCYEEGVGVESNRLQAAVWYEKAAEQQHTSAQYNLARMYEFGLGVEADAERAYALYLKAAENGDAWAQRKMGWFKQSGEMGEKNEEEAFRWYSLAAEQGYTPAFNDLGWCYESGMGTEANPALAFEWYTRSAEAGHALGMRNLAVCYEGGTGTETNPEQAVKWYLKSAELGEPQAQFEMGWRYDIGAGVPLDKEKAAAFYRAAAAQGHMMAHHNLGVCYELGEGVEIDYAESLKHYLYAAGEGYVNSQYNAARFYKLGHGTVQNPDQSFRWYAAAASNGLAEAQYHLAECYEDGFGTETNTALALEWYRISAENGYSAAHHAMGYRYANGIHVATDYAKAMQWYLQAVELGNPYSMNNIGNLYADGQGVEQSYERSVEWYLKAARGGNSVAAYNLGIRYENGQGVESNDAVAVQWYAVSASNGYLWAQNELGDRYYYGKGFPENNELAFLWYSRAAEQGSADALYQLGLLYSRGHGVEENDHKAFDCFAQASEMGLLKARYQMGVSYYWGYGVPRNRSVSATIFRECAEAGLADGQNDLGWAYAHGYGVEQDVEEAVRWYQLAVKQGHVTAGNNLGVAYYRGAGVSADRGKAFELFQFSAGQGDADAMGNLAVCYEEGCGIEKDMELALEWHRKAADAGNERSQRKLALFYEAGGLLPNDQERAAFWMERAAENGNADAMYRTGLNYELGRGVEVSGRIAVRWYRRAAKQGDHDGQYRLALAFRNGLGDLRPNDRQAAVYFHKSAVQGNRKAQAALAECYFAGRGVSRSWKTAWGWYRLSKRD; this is encoded by the coding sequence ATGAGGGCGCAGCATGGTTTGGGGTTGGTTGTTTTTCTGATTACTGCTGCGGTTGCGGGAGCCGTTGATATTGCCGAACTTCAGCGCAGGGCGGAGGCCGGTGATATTCAGGCGCAGGGGGAGCTGGCGCATTGTTATCGTTCGGGCGACGGTGTTGAAACCAACTTTAGTCTCGCGTTTGACTGGGCGGCGCAGTCCGCCGAAGGCGGAAACCGGGACGGTCAGTATGAGCTGGGATACTGTTATCGCAACGGGTACGGCACGGAGACCAATTTTACGGAATGTCTGAAGTGGTATCATCTGGCCGCGGAGCAGGGGCATTCGAATGCCATGTACGGCATTGGATTGCGGTACCGTCATGGACAGGGCACAGAAACGAATCATTCCGAAGCTATAAAATGGTTTGAAAAAGCGGCGGCGTATGAGCATCCGAAAGCCATTTACCGGCTGGCGCTTTATTATGAAGAGGGCAGGTGGGTTGAGACCAATACGGTGCTTTGCATGGAGATGCTGCATCGGTCGGCGGAGCTGGGATATGAAGCTGCTTATGCGGCACTGGCCTATCGGTATGGAGTTGGCCAAAGTGTTGAAAGGAATTTGAAAAAAGCGTTCGAGTGGTATCTGAAAGCGGCCGAAGCCGGGCGGAAAATTTCGCAGTATAATCTGGCGGGTTATTACCGGCAGGGCAAAGGCACGGAAACCAATTTGACCGAAGCTGTACGCTGGTATCGGGCGTCGGCGGAACAGGGGTATGCGAAAGCGCAGTATGCCCTGGGTTTGCGCTATGCAAAGGGAGAAGGGGTGGAGCGCAATGAGGAGGAGGCGTTTGCATGGTATCTGAAGGCGGCCTCGAACGGTTATGATCGTGCCCAGAATGTGGTAGGGTATCGTTATTTTCATGGGGAAGGAACCACCTCGAATTGTACAGAGGGCGTTCGCTGGTACCGTCAGGCGGCAGAACAGGGCTATGCCCCGGCACAGCACAATCTGGGATTGAAATATCTTTATGGCGAAGGGGTGCCGACCAACCATACCGAAGCGGTCTTCTGGTTCCGCAAAGCGGCGGAGCAGGGAAATAGCAAGGCGCAATACAGTCTCGCACGGCGGTATCAGCTGGGCGAGGGGGTTGAGGTTGATGACGTGCTTGCTTCCGAATGGTTTCTGAAATCGGCTGAACAGGGGGATGCGAAAGCGCAGTTTTCCATAGGATGGTGTTATGAAGAGGGGGTGGGTGTGGAGAGCAACCGCCTGCAGGCGGCGGTGTGGTATGAAAAAGCGGCGGAACAGCAGCATACTTCGGCGCAGTACAACCTGGCGCGGATGTACGAATTCGGTCTTGGCGTTGAAGCGGATGCCGAGCGGGCATATGCGCTCTATCTGAAGGCGGCAGAAAACGGAGATGCATGGGCTCAGCGTAAGATGGGTTGGTTTAAACAGTCCGGAGAGATGGGCGAAAAGAATGAGGAGGAGGCTTTCCGCTGGTATTCGCTTGCGGCAGAGCAGGGATATACTCCGGCATTCAATGATTTGGGCTGGTGTTATGAATCCGGTATGGGAACCGAAGCCAATCCGGCGCTGGCGTTTGAATGGTATACCCGTTCGGCTGAAGCCGGGCATGCATTAGGTATGCGCAATCTGGCGGTTTGTTATGAGGGGGGAACCGGTACTGAAACCAATCCGGAACAGGCGGTGAAATGGTATCTGAAGTCGGCTGAGCTCGGTGAGCCGCAGGCGCAGTTTGAAATGGGCTGGCGTTATGATATTGGTGCCGGCGTGCCTCTGGATAAGGAAAAAGCGGCCGCATTCTATCGGGCAGCGGCGGCTCAGGGGCATATGATGGCTCACCATAATCTGGGGGTTTGTTATGAGCTCGGCGAGGGGGTGGAAATTGATTATGCGGAATCGCTCAAACACTATCTTTATGCCGCCGGCGAGGGATACGTGAATTCGCAGTACAATGCGGCGCGCTTCTATAAACTGGGGCATGGAACAGTACAGAATCCGGATCAGTCTTTCCGTTGGTATGCGGCGGCGGCATCGAATGGACTTGCGGAAGCGCAGTATCATCTTGCGGAGTGTTATGAGGATGGATTCGGTACGGAAACCAATACTGCGCTGGCACTGGAATGGTACCGGATTTCGGCGGAGAACGGCTATTCCGCAGCGCATCATGCTATGGGCTATCGCTATGCCAACGGGATTCATGTGGCGACCGATTATGCGAAAGCCATGCAGTGGTATTTGCAGGCGGTGGAGCTGGGGAATCCGTATTCGATGAATAATATCGGCAATCTTTATGCAGACGGACAGGGTGTGGAACAGAGTTATGAACGATCGGTGGAATGGTATCTGAAAGCTGCTCGGGGCGGGAATTCGGTTGCGGCGTATAATCTGGGCATTCGTTATGAAAACGGTCAGGGTGTTGAGAGTAACGATGCGGTCGCGGTGCAGTGGTATGCTGTGTCGGCTTCGAATGGATACCTGTGGGCGCAGAATGAACTGGGCGACCGCTATTACTACGGGAAGGGATTTCCGGAAAACAATGAGCTGGCGTTCCTGTGGTATTCACGTGCCGCGGAACAGGGGTCGGCTGACGCATTGTATCAGCTTGGGCTGCTGTATTCCCGGGGGCATGGGGTTGAGGAGAATGATCATAAAGCGTTTGATTGCTTTGCACAGGCTTCTGAAATGGGGCTGCTTAAAGCGCGTTATCAGATGGGCGTGAGTTATTACTGGGGTTACGGTGTGCCACGGAACCGGAGCGTTTCAGCCACAATTTTCCGAGAGTGTGCCGAAGCAGGTCTGGCGGATGGGCAGAACGATCTGGGGTGGGCTTATGCCCATGGGTATGGTGTTGAGCAGGATGTTGAAGAAGCGGTGAGGTGGTATCAGCTAGCTGTTAAACAGGGCCATGTCACGGCTGGGAATAATCTGGGGGTGGCGTATTATCGCGGCGCGGGCGTTTCCGCCGATCGGGGAAAAGCGTTTGAGTTGTTTCAGTTTTCTGCCGGGCAGGGCGATGCGGATGCGATGGGAAATCTTGCGGTCTGTTATGAGGAGGGCTGCGGGATTGAAAAGGATATGGAGCTGGCGCTGGAATGGCATCGGAAAGCGGCGGATGCCGGGAATGAAAGATCACAGCGGAAGCTGGCTCTTTTTTATGAAGCCGGTGGACTGCTGCCGAATGATCAGGAACGTGCGGCTTTTTGGATGGAGCGTGCGGCGGAAAACGGGAATGCAGACGCGATGTACCGCACCGGACTGAATTATGAGTTGGGGCGCGGGGTGGAAGTGTCGGGACGGATTGCGGTACGTTGGTATCGCAGGGCGGCGAAGCAGGGTGATCACGACGGCCAGTACCGGCTTGCTTTGGCGTTTAGAAATGGTCTGGGTGATCTGCGTCCGAATGACCGGCAGGCGGCGGTTTATTTTCATAAGTCGGCCGTACAGGGCAACAGAAAGGCGCAGGCGGCACTTGCGGAATGTTATTTTGCAGGACGCGGGGTTTCCAGAAGCTGGAAAACGGCGTGGGGCTGGTACCGGTTGTCTAAACGGGATTGA
- a CDS encoding cobalamin biosynthesis protein CobT has translation MRRVCLLLILAAVLSGCVTSERPEVKALRERAAEGDGEALCTLGYRHAYGLDVDQDYEKALEYFLMSAEEGYEGAWFYLGVLYEYGWGVEQDPAAALSYYRYGALLEEGWAEGKLGWFYFNGLVVNEDVERGAGLYLRSARQGVPFAQFNIGICYESGIGIEQDDFEAVEWFRRSAENGVVDAQYKMGYYLSHGIGTVQYGARAAEWYHLAASQGHANAQNNLGAMYYNGDLINCDLDAAFFWYSMSASNGNPVACFNLGVMYENGELGETNLQKSADFFLQSAEAGYANAQYHVAENFFYGRGGFPEDEALAVEWYARGEEQGDLNAIYSLAWCCSRGRGIEMDEARAYTLFKQAAEMGSPQGMYELAECYNRGYGIEPDRQKAVEYFRAAASNGVAEAQNDLGFALKMGLGTEVDFEEAVLWYRRAAEQGYALAQNNLGVCYFEGLGVEQDKEKAVELFRRSAEGGCEDGFNNMGLSFRNGYGVETNEQAAVEWYVRGVNAGYAGSAYNLAEFFSEEDRGVYSPEQAFEYYLMAAKRGHVEAMNKVGYRYQYGIGVGKNPEAAFRWYLKAAENGFVVAQRNLAICYRNGTGTEIDLKKAAEWYEKAALNGSVKAQHTVALNYRYGRGVETNQTEAVRWYRMAAENGHAPSQFSLGLRYYNGEGVEKDEVQAAAWILKAAEQGHAASQNAMGYRYYYGRGVEKNYAQAFRWYLAAAEQGNDSAQYYVGRCYRFGRGVETNLVKAVEWYRKSAEQGYHRAQNTLGYRYKNGEGVEADPVEAVRWFRLAAEDGYHHAQDSLGECYYNGEGVERDFTQAFEWFFRAAEQGNAYSMNWIGKMYLNGEGVPADDAEAVRWFWKSAEEGNCEGQFNLARCYFDGCGVESDSVIALEWMRKSAEQDYEPAQQYLRILKNTE, from the coding sequence ATGAGACGGGTTTGCCTATTGCTGATACTGGCCGCGGTTCTTTCCGGCTGTGTAACGTCGGAACGTCCCGAGGTGAAGGCGTTGCGTGAAAGGGCGGCGGAGGGCGACGGCGAAGCTCTCTGTACGTTGGGTTACCGGCATGCGTATGGTCTGGATGTTGATCAGGACTATGAAAAAGCACTGGAGTATTTCCTGATGTCGGCGGAAGAGGGATATGAAGGAGCGTGGTTTTATCTGGGGGTCCTGTATGAATATGGCTGGGGTGTTGAACAGGATCCTGCCGCGGCTCTTTCGTATTACCGGTATGGAGCTCTGCTGGAAGAGGGGTGGGCTGAGGGTAAACTGGGATGGTTTTACTTCAATGGACTGGTGGTGAATGAAGATGTAGAGCGCGGTGCCGGTCTCTATCTGCGTTCTGCCCGCCAGGGTGTTCCGTTTGCCCAGTTCAATATCGGAATCTGCTATGAATCCGGAATTGGAATTGAGCAGGATGATTTTGAAGCGGTTGAATGGTTCCGTCGTTCCGCGGAGAACGGAGTGGTGGATGCGCAGTATAAAATGGGCTATTACCTCAGCCACGGCATCGGCACGGTTCAATATGGAGCGCGTGCGGCCGAATGGTATCACCTGGCGGCGTCGCAGGGACATGCGAATGCCCAGAATAATCTTGGAGCGATGTACTACAATGGCGATCTGATTAACTGCGATCTGGATGCGGCATTTTTCTGGTACTCAATGTCCGCTTCGAATGGAAATCCGGTTGCCTGTTTTAATCTGGGAGTAATGTATGAAAATGGGGAGCTGGGAGAGACCAATCTCCAGAAGTCGGCGGACTTTTTTCTGCAGTCGGCGGAAGCGGGCTATGCCAATGCACAGTATCATGTGGCAGAAAACTTTTTCTACGGACGAGGAGGCTTTCCTGAAGATGAGGCTCTTGCGGTGGAGTGGTATGCCCGGGGAGAGGAACAGGGCGATCTGAATGCAATATACAGTCTGGCCTGGTGCTGTTCCCGGGGACGAGGGATCGAAATGGATGAAGCGCGGGCGTATACGTTGTTTAAACAGGCGGCCGAAATGGGCAGTCCGCAGGGAATGTATGAGCTGGCTGAATGTTATAACCGGGGCTATGGCATTGAGCCGGACAGACAGAAAGCCGTGGAGTATTTTCGGGCGGCAGCGAGTAATGGGGTGGCCGAAGCGCAGAACGACCTGGGGTTTGCGCTGAAAATGGGGCTTGGGACCGAAGTGGATTTTGAGGAGGCGGTTCTCTGGTACCGGCGCGCGGCGGAACAGGGGTATGCGCTGGCTCAGAACAATCTGGGGGTCTGTTATTTCGAGGGACTCGGCGTTGAGCAGGATAAAGAAAAAGCCGTAGAACTTTTCCGCCGGTCTGCGGAGGGGGGCTGCGAAGATGGTTTCAACAATATGGGCCTGAGTTTCCGGAATGGGTATGGCGTTGAGACCAATGAACAGGCGGCCGTTGAGTGGTATGTTCGAGGGGTTAATGCCGGCTATGCCGGTTCTGCCTATAATCTGGCAGAGTTTTTTTCGGAAGAAGACCGTGGTGTCTACAGTCCGGAACAGGCGTTTGAATATTATCTCATGGCGGCGAAACGCGGGCATGTTGAAGCCATGAATAAGGTGGGGTATCGCTACCAGTATGGAATCGGTGTCGGAAAAAATCCGGAAGCTGCTTTCCGGTGGTACCTCAAAGCGGCGGAAAACGGATTTGTGGTGGCTCAGCGCAATCTGGCAATCTGCTACCGCAACGGAACGGGAACGGAAATCGATCTGAAGAAAGCGGCGGAGTGGTATGAGAAAGCCGCACTCAACGGCAGTGTAAAGGCACAGCATACGGTTGCGCTGAACTACCGCTATGGTCGTGGAGTTGAAACCAATCAGACCGAAGCGGTGCGCTGGTACCGGATGGCGGCGGAGAACGGGCATGCGCCATCGCAGTTCAGTCTTGGACTTCGGTATTATAATGGCGAAGGGGTTGAAAAAGATGAGGTTCAGGCGGCCGCCTGGATTCTGAAAGCGGCGGAACAGGGACATGCCGCATCGCAGAATGCCATGGGCTATCGGTACTATTACGGTCGAGGCGTGGAAAAGAATTATGCGCAGGCGTTTCGTTGGTATCTGGCGGCGGCAGAACAGGGAAATGATTCGGCGCAGTATTATGTCGGGCGCTGCTATCGCTTCGGACGGGGTGTTGAAACGAATCTGGTTAAGGCGGTGGAATGGTATCGAAAGTCAGCGGAACAGGGGTATCACCGGGCACAGAATACATTGGGCTATCGGTATAAAAACGGTGAAGGGGTGGAGGCCGATCCGGTGGAGGCGGTGCGCTGGTTCCGGCTGGCGGCAGAAGACGGGTATCATCATGCGCAGGACAGTCTGGGTGAATGCTATTACAATGGCGAGGGGGTGGAACGGGATTTTACGCAAGCCTTTGAGTGGTTTTTCCGTGCGGCGGAGCAGGGCAATGCCTATTCAATGAACTGGATCGGAAAAATGTATCTCAACGGGGAGGGTGTGCCGGCCGATGACGCCGAAGCGGTCCGCTGGTTTTGGAAATCGGCCGAGGAGGGGAACTGCGAGGGGCAGTTTAATCTGGCGCGATGCTACTTCGACGGCTGTGGAGTTGAGAGTGACTCCGTTATTGCGCTGGAGTGGATGCGGAAGTCGGCAGAACAGGACTATGAACCGGCACAGCAGTATCTGCGGATATTGAAAAATACGGAGTAA
- a CDS encoding DUF2726 domain-containing protein — protein sequence MNHTDRTQSPFHLKKHLILIKGEDQTEQVIRISRMDDRIQVTYRSGKSYRYAAQNVEYFTAAQIIPIKNKRVSIKGHLIYDVSEILRFGDWARVFRGDNRNRIFRFSDISLSPITDSAGLNTDLLCYYRELAAESTLKTEEGEALLARKFQHLNVVNKTTILARFLKGKSPQNEIFSEEDAAGLIFPFGCNRSQKLAVQNAFKNPVSVIQGPPGTGKTQTILNLIANLLMQEKSVAIVSNNNAATANVLEKLQHAGLDFIGAFLGSSCNKQEFINNQRHTPISLPNLKQDEISTIRKEIRTLNSTLDEAFDKKNKLADAIRQRDALVLELKHFEQYENEWSHQTAMQEKVSVLMKTSSDRLMKHWIACEQNIKQTNPLSEKYKRNRTPIRFFEKISLYFQLGRAARAFFDVAPKDRITLLQKAYYLRKTAELEHRINSLQQDLADFHFEEKLNRLSTISMQLLKHHLSRKYQNRDRKIFKADDLWKAPEKFLKEYPVVMSTTFSVITSVRNGYRFNCVIVDEASQVDLLNGALTMSCAERLVVVGDLMQLPHVLSNENRKRAEEIGRSYAVPDYARFERHSLLSSVLKAFPGIPATLLREHYRCHPRIIQFCNQKFYNNELIIMTEDRGEEDVLKVYVTVEGNHARGTVNQRQIDEIATHVLPELKGIPPEDIGIVSPYRAQTELTRTAISSSGIEIDTVHKYQGREKPAMILTTVANQTNAFIDDPNLLNVAISRAQQKLRLVTSKKIAEDEGNIADFIRYIRYNNGEVIPGRVRSVFDLLYRDYAEARMARLRSRRRISTYDSENLIYHELQELLQNSFRGHRVAFQVPLSTLLKNTDFLTEEEAAYARHPWTRCDFLIYSEIDKRPILVIEVDGYAYHRKETRQSYRDTLKNSILKKSGLPLLRLSTIGSNEQQRIKQKLQTLTTRI from the coding sequence ATGAATCACACAGACCGCACACAAAGCCCGTTTCATCTGAAAAAACATCTCATTCTTATTAAAGGGGAAGACCAGACCGAGCAGGTTATTCGGATTTCCCGTATGGACGACCGAATTCAGGTAACCTACCGTAGCGGTAAATCGTACCGGTATGCGGCGCAGAATGTCGAATATTTCACTGCAGCCCAAATAATTCCGATCAAAAACAAACGCGTCTCCATCAAAGGCCATCTAATCTACGATGTCAGCGAAATCCTGCGTTTTGGAGACTGGGCCAGAGTGTTTCGAGGCGATAACCGAAACAGGATCTTCCGTTTTAGCGACATCTCACTCAGCCCGATAACCGATAGTGCCGGCTTAAATACAGACCTGCTCTGCTATTATCGGGAACTTGCCGCTGAAAGCACATTAAAAACCGAAGAGGGAGAGGCATTACTGGCCCGGAAATTTCAGCACCTCAACGTCGTGAATAAAACCACTATTCTGGCCCGTTTTCTTAAAGGGAAATCTCCTCAGAATGAAATATTTTCTGAAGAGGATGCCGCCGGACTTATTTTCCCGTTCGGATGTAACCGGAGCCAGAAACTGGCGGTACAAAACGCCTTTAAAAATCCGGTGTCCGTAATCCAGGGTCCTCCGGGAACAGGAAAAACGCAGACCATTCTGAACCTGATTGCCAATCTGCTGATGCAGGAAAAAAGCGTGGCCATTGTTTCCAACAACAATGCCGCAACAGCAAATGTGCTGGAAAAACTGCAGCATGCAGGCCTCGATTTTATCGGCGCCTTTCTCGGCAGTTCCTGTAATAAGCAGGAATTTATAAACAACCAGCGCCACACACCCATATCACTTCCGAACCTGAAACAGGATGAAATCTCCACCATCCGGAAAGAAATCCGCACCTTAAACAGTACTTTGGATGAAGCCTTCGATAAAAAGAATAAACTGGCCGATGCGATCCGTCAGCGTGATGCCCTTGTATTGGAATTAAAGCACTTTGAACAGTATGAAAACGAGTGGTCCCATCAAACCGCCATGCAGGAAAAAGTATCCGTACTGATGAAAACCTCGTCAGACCGGTTGATGAAACACTGGATCGCCTGCGAACAGAACATTAAACAGACCAACCCACTATCAGAAAAATACAAACGCAATCGCACACCCATACGCTTTTTTGAGAAAATAAGTCTTTATTTCCAACTGGGCAGAGCCGCCCGCGCATTTTTCGATGTAGCGCCGAAAGACCGCATTACATTGTTGCAGAAAGCATATTATCTGAGAAAAACAGCTGAACTGGAACACCGGATAAATTCGCTTCAGCAGGATCTTGCCGACTTTCATTTCGAGGAAAAACTGAATCGACTCTCCACCATTTCAATGCAATTGCTGAAACACCACCTTTCCCGAAAATACCAAAACCGCGACCGTAAAATTTTCAAGGCGGACGATCTATGGAAAGCACCCGAAAAATTTCTAAAAGAATATCCGGTCGTTATGAGCACAACCTTCTCTGTGATCACATCCGTCAGAAACGGCTACCGGTTTAACTGCGTTATTGTGGATGAAGCAAGTCAGGTGGATCTGCTCAACGGTGCACTGACGATGAGCTGCGCCGAGCGGCTCGTAGTGGTCGGAGATCTCATGCAGCTTCCCCATGTTCTGAGTAATGAAAACAGAAAACGTGCGGAGGAAATCGGAAGATCCTATGCAGTCCCCGACTACGCCCGCTTTGAGAGACACAGCCTGTTATCTTCTGTTCTGAAAGCTTTTCCGGGCATTCCTGCAACCCTCCTGAGGGAACACTACCGCTGCCACCCCAGAATCATCCAGTTCTGCAACCAGAAATTCTATAACAACGAATTAATCATCATGACGGAGGATCGGGGCGAAGAGGATGTTTTAAAAGTCTATGTAACCGTTGAAGGCAATCACGCACGCGGCACAGTGAACCAGCGACAGATCGATGAAATCGCCACCCATGTTCTTCCTGAGCTCAAAGGAATTCCACCGGAAGATATCGGCATCGTTTCACCTTACCGGGCACAGACAGAACTGACCCGTACGGCAATCAGCTCATCCGGCATCGAAATTGATACCGTCCACAAATATCAGGGACGGGAAAAACCGGCCATGATCCTTACAACGGTTGCAAACCAGACTAATGCATTCATTGATGATCCCAACCTGCTGAATGTGGCTATTTCACGCGCACAGCAGAAACTCCGGCTGGTCACCTCGAAAAAGATCGCCGAAGACGAAGGAAATATCGCCGATTTCATTCGCTACATCCGGTACAATAACGGCGAAGTAATCCCCGGCAGAGTCCGTTCTGTCTTCGACCTTCTCTACCGGGATTACGCTGAAGCCAGAATGGCCCGGCTGCGCAGCAGAAGACGAATATCCACGTATGATTCAGAAAACCTCATTTATCACGAACTTCAGGAACTCCTCCAAAATTCATTCCGGGGGCATCGGGTGGCCTTTCAGGTCCCGTTATCAACCCTGTTGAAAAACACCGACTTCCTGACCGAAGAAGAAGCCGCTTATGCCCGGCATCCCTGGACACGATGTGATTTCCTGATTTACAGCGAAATTGATAAGCGTCCGATACTTGTTATTGAAGTGGATGGATATGCCTATCACCGAAAAGAAACCCGACAGTCGTACCGGGACACGCTGAAGAACTCCATACTGAAAAAAAGCGGTCTGCCTCTGCTCCGGTTATCCACCATCGGCAGCAATGAACAACAGCGCATTAAACAGAAGCTTCAGACACTTACCACCCGGATTTAA